DNA sequence from the Caulobacter segnis genome:
AGCAGCAGGCGCTCGCGGCGCTCTTCCCAGGCGCGAACGAACCAAGGTCCGATGGCGTACCCCAGCGCCGCCACGCCGATCCACGGCAGTAGCGGATACGAGGTCCGGGCCCGCGCGCCCCAGGGCAGCTCGATGAAGCCCCGGTCGTGCAGCACCGCCCACAGGGCGTGGCCAGGCTGGCCGGGCGCGATGGTGATCGGGTCCAGCAGGTTGTGGCCCAGCACGATCACGAGACCGACCGCGATCAGCCACGGACGAGGCAGGCGGACCAGGGCCGAAAGCACGATCATCGACAGACCGATCGCCCAGATGACCTGCAGGTAGATGGTCTTGGGTGTCAGCGAGAAGGTCCAGGCGAAGCTGACCAGGGTCAGTTCCAGCCCGACCAGGAACAGGCCGCGCTTGAGCAGGAAGCCGGCCGCCGCCGCGGCGCCGCCCTGCTTCTGCCCATACAGCCAGGCGCCCAGCCCGGTCAGCGCCACGAACACCGGCGCGCAGAGATGCGCGGCCAGGCGGGTGAAGAACAGGGCCGGCTCAGTCTTCTCCACATCCATCGGGTCGGAGACCTGGGCGTGGATGAAGAAGAACTCCCGCACATGGTCGACTGTCATCAGCAGCATGACCAGGCCGCGCAGGGCGTCGATCGAGCGGATGCGGCCGGCGAGGGCGGGCGAAGCGGCGGCGGTTGACAGCGGCATGGCTCACTGCGTAGCTGTTATGAAATAACATTACAACGGAGTTTGTTCCTTGCCCCTGTCTTGGAGCTGCGTGAGCGCGTGCCTTCTGGCCCTGTCTTCTCCCGCCGAGCCGGCCGCCGAGCCCGAGACCCATGCGGTGGGCGAGATCGTCATTCTGGGCCGTCGGGGCGCGCCGCGCGACCTGACCTTGGGGGCGGGGGAGGCGACGCAGGCGACCTCGCCGTCCAGCCGCTCGGTCGAGCGGGATCTGCTGGATGCGGTCGGCGCGGGCCGCCTGGCCGACGCCCTGGAGCTGACCAGCGGGGTCAGCCAGCAGAACAACCGCGGCGGCTTCATGGACAACTTCGCGATCCGGGGCTTCCTGGGCACGCCGGACGGCGGGGCCGAGTACTATGTCGACGGCTTCCTGGCCAACCGGGGCCTGGCCCCGCCGCGCGACCCAGCCACCGCTGAACGGATCGAGATCCTCAAAGGTCCGGCCGGCGCGCTGTTCGGCGACGTCGACCCGGCGGGCCGCGTCAACATCGTCTCCAAGACGCCCCGGTTCGCGCGCGCCGCCAGCGTCGCGGCCACGGTTGGCTCGTTCGGCCTGCGCCGGGGCGAGCTGGACGTCACGGGGCCGCTGGGCGAGGCCTTCGCTGGGCGCCTGGTGGTCGCCGACGAGAAGAGCGACGGCTGGCGCGACCATGTCGACCTGCACCGCCGCGCGGTGGCGCCGTCCCTGACCTGGAAGCCCAGCGACGCTCTGCGCGTCACCTATGTCGGCGAGTTCACCACCTTCGACGCCCCTTTCGACCGGGGCGTGCCGGCCGTGAGCGGCGACGCTCGGGCCGTGCCGCGCTCGCGCTTCTACGGAGAGCCGGGCGACGGGACGACGCGCTTCCGCAACGAGCGTCAGCAACTGACGAGCGAGGTTCGCCTGTCATCCGACTGGACCCTGACCGCCGGCGCGGCCTGGCGCGAGGGCTCGATGCACGGCTTCTCCAGCGACCAGTCGCGGCTGGTGGGCCGCACGCTGTGGCGCCAGAGGCGCGAGCGCGACTACACGGTCGAGGACCTGTCTGGCCGCCTCGAGTTGAATGGCCGCGTGGGCGCGCATCGCCTGGGCTTTGGCCTCAAGGGCTACACGATGGACTATCGCGAGAAGCTGCTGCGCCGGAATCCCAGCGCCACGGCTCCCTACGCGATCGATATCGACAATCCGGTCTATGGCGGCCAGGCCCTGTCGCTGCTGCCGTTCACCGACAATCGCGAAACCCGCAAGGTGGCGACGGTCTATGTCCAGGACCTGTGGGAGGTCTCGGACAGGCTCAGCCTGGTCGCGGGCCTGCGGGCGGACACCTATCGCCAGAAGATCCGCAACAATCGCACCGGCGCGATCGGCGAGACCAAGGACCAGCCGGTCGACTACCGCCTGGCGGCCCGCTACCAGCTGAGTTCGGCCTGGGCCGCCCACGCCAGCTATGGGCGCTCGTTCCTGCTGAACTCGGGGACCGGCCGGAATGGCCAGGGCTTCGCGCCCGAGGCGGGCAAGGGCTGGGAGCTGGGCGTTTCGGGCGCCTGGCCTGGCGTCGACCTGGCCGTCACCGCCTTCGACATCGACAAGCGCAACATCCTGGCCAACGACCCGGTCGACGCCAGCTTCCTGGCCCCGGTCGGCAAGCTGACCAGCCGGGGCGTCGAGCTCGATGGGGCGTTCGCGCTGACCAGCGCCTGGAAGGTGGTGGTCAACTACGCCTGGACCCGCGCCCGCGCCGACGATGTCGCCTTCGCCACGCCCGACGTGCTGGACGTGCCCGAGCATCAGGGCGGCGTCTTCGCGGTCGGACGGTTCGACACCGGACGCGGCGCGACCTGGTCGCTGACGGCGGGCGCGGCCTATGTCGGCGATCGGGCTGGGGCGCTGGACGGCAGCGGCCTGCGGTTGCCGTCGTACTGGAAGGCCAAGGCGGCGATCGAGTACGGCCTGACCCCGAACCTTGACCTGCGGCTGGACGTCGACAACCTGTTCGACGCCCACTACGCCCAGAGCAGCTACAGCCCGGTGTGGATCTTCCCCGGCGCGCCCCGCACGGTGCGGGCCACGCTACGAGCCCGGCTCTAGGCCTTCGGCGGGGCGGTCGAGGCGCGGGGGACCAGGGTCAGCTCGGCGTTGGCATGACGCGGGGCCTCCTCGTCGCCGTCGTGCCGGGCCAGGGCGGCGGCCATCGACACGGCCGTCGCCGCCATGTCGGCGATCGGCTGGCGGATGGTGGTCAGCTCGGGCCACACCGTCGAGGCCACCGGCGTGTCGTCGAAGCCGCCGATGCTGAGTTCGCTGGGCACGTCCAGGCCCAGGCCGTGGGCCACCGCGCTGACGGCGGCGGCCATGTCGTCGTTGGCCGCGAAGATCGCCGTGGGCCGGCGGGCCGCGCCCAGCAGCCGGCGGGCGGCGTCCAGGCCCGAGCGGTAGGTGAAGTCGCCCTCGGCCACGAAGGCGTCGGTAACCGCCAGGCCCGCCTCGGCCATGGTGGCGCGGAAGCCCTCCTCGCGGCGGCGGGCGGTGGAGTGCCGGGCGTCGCCTCGGATAAAGGCGATGTCGACATGGCCCAGGTCGATCAGGTGCCGGGTCATCATTTGCGCGCCCGCGTAGTCGTCGACGAAGACCGAGGCCTTATCGGGACGCGGGGCGGCGGTGGCGAAACTGACCGAGGGCACGCCCTCTTGTTCGAGATAGGCGAAGACCTCCGGGTCGTCGCATAGCGGCGGCGGCAGGACGATGGCGCGCACGCCGCCCTCGACCAGCTTGCGTACGGCGGCCAGCGGGGTCGGATGGGCCGGGGTCGGCTCGATCAGGAGCTGGCTGCCGCTGGCGCTGGCCTCCTTGAACGCGCCCATCAGGAAGTTGCTGAGGTTGGACGAGTTCGGGTTCGAATAGAGCAGCCCGATCTGGGCGATGCCGGTGCGCGTGGCGCGGGCCAGGGCGTTGGGGCGGTAGCCCAGGGTCTGGATCGCCGCATTGACCCGCTCGCGAACCTGGGCGCTGACGTGCGGATAGTCGTTGACCACCCGCGAGGCCGTCATCGACGAGACGCCCGCGTGGCGCGCCACGTCATGGATGGTGGGCGTCTGCCGCCGCTGTCCGCTCAAGATCGCCCTCGCAACTGGCGCGACTCTCCCGTGGGGCGCGCTCGCCCACACTGTATCGAAGTCACGGGGGCGATGTCCAAGCGCGCGCGTCGAGATCGTCTCGACGTGTCGACAACGGCTTGCCAAGCCCGTCTTAATCGGCTCTGATATCGTTATCACAAATCGCCGACATGGGTCGTCGGCGCGAACGAGAACAGTTGGGGTTGGAGCGTGTCGGGAACAGATTCTTCGAAATCCGAAGACGTGAACGGTCGTGGTCCCGCGCGTCGCGGTGTGCTGGCCGGCGCGGGCGCGGCCCTGCTGGCGGGGCCGACCTGGGCCAAGGGCGAGGGACACGAGATCATCTCGCCCGATGGCCGCCTTCGCCTGCGGCTGTCGCTGGGCGCCCAGGGACCGGCCTGGA
Encoded proteins:
- a CDS encoding TonB-dependent siderophore receptor, with translation MSACLLALSSPAEPAAEPETHAVGEIVILGRRGAPRDLTLGAGEATQATSPSSRSVERDLLDAVGAGRLADALELTSGVSQQNNRGGFMDNFAIRGFLGTPDGGAEYYVDGFLANRGLAPPRDPATAERIEILKGPAGALFGDVDPAGRVNIVSKTPRFARAASVAATVGSFGLRRGELDVTGPLGEAFAGRLVVADEKSDGWRDHVDLHRRAVAPSLTWKPSDALRVTYVGEFTTFDAPFDRGVPAVSGDARAVPRSRFYGEPGDGTTRFRNERQQLTSEVRLSSDWTLTAGAAWREGSMHGFSSDQSRLVGRTLWRQRRERDYTVEDLSGRLELNGRVGAHRLGFGLKGYTMDYREKLLRRNPSATAPYAIDIDNPVYGGQALSLLPFTDNRETRKVATVYVQDLWEVSDRLSLVAGLRADTYRQKIRNNRTGAIGETKDQPVDYRLAARYQLSSAWAAHASYGRSFLLNSGTGRNGQGFAPEAGKGWELGVSGAWPGVDLAVTAFDIDKRNILANDPVDASFLAPVGKLTSRGVELDGAFALTSAWKVVVNYAWTRARADDVAFATPDVLDVPEHQGGVFAVGRFDTGRGATWSLTAGAAYVGDRAGALDGSGLRLPSYWKAKAAIEYGLTPNLDLRLDVDNLFDAHYAQSSYSPVWIFPGAPRTVRATLRARL
- a CDS encoding DUF1624 domain-containing protein, translating into MPLSTAAASPALAGRIRSIDALRGLVMLLMTVDHVREFFFIHAQVSDPMDVEKTEPALFFTRLAAHLCAPVFVALTGLGAWLYGQKQGGAAAAAGFLLKRGLFLVGLELTLVSFAWTFSLTPKTIYLQVIWAIGLSMIVLSALVRLPRPWLIAVGLVIVLGHNLLDPITIAPGQPGHALWAVLHDRGFIELPWGARARTSYPLLPWIGVAALGYAIGPWFVRAWEERRERLLLSGVFMLALLCVLRTVNLYGEPLAWSVGPSATQTVMSWLNFTKYPPSADFLLLTLGVGALLLAALEKAPARLVEMLAVLGGAPLFFYLIHLYGLHLLQLAARAAFGPNQGETWALPGVGAIWLLAVLVAIPCWFACRWFGPVKRASPWPWMRYL
- a CDS encoding LacI family DNA-binding transcriptional regulator, which encodes MSGQRRQTPTIHDVARHAGVSSMTASRVVNDYPHVSAQVRERVNAAIQTLGYRPNALARATRTGIAQIGLLYSNPNSSNLSNFLMGAFKEASASGSQLLIEPTPAHPTPLAAVRKLVEGGVRAIVLPPPLCDDPEVFAYLEQEGVPSVSFATAAPRPDKASVFVDDYAGAQMMTRHLIDLGHVDIAFIRGDARHSTARRREEGFRATMAEAGLAVTDAFVAEGDFTYRSGLDAARRLLGAARRPTAIFAANDDMAAAVSAVAHGLGLDVPSELSIGGFDDTPVASTVWPELTTIRQPIADMAATAVSMAAALARHDGDEEAPRHANAELTLVPRASTAPPKA